From a region of the Nitrospira sp. genome:
- a CDS encoding Rieske 2Fe-2S domain-containing protein yields MAEFIRIAAVADVKPGHGVVAEVNGKSLAVFNVEGDIRAIDNTCCHREGPLGEGELEGNVVTCPWHGWQFNVTTGACLNNPSAKVLAYEVQIEGDDVKVLL; encoded by the coding sequence ATGGCCGAGTTCATACGCATAGCAGCGGTAGCCGATGTGAAGCCGGGACACGGTGTTGTGGCGGAAGTAAACGGGAAGAGTCTGGCAGTATTTAATGTAGAAGGAGATATCCGTGCCATCGACAATACCTGCTGTCATCGCGAGGGTCCATTGGGAGAAGGAGAGTTGGAAGGGAATGTCGTGACCTGTCCTTGGCATGGATGGCAATTCAACGTGACAACCGGCGCCTGCCTGAATAATCCATCCGCAAAGGTGCTGGCCTATGAGGTACAAATCGAAGGCGA
- a CDS encoding Mrp/NBP35 family ATP-binding protein, translating into MADEHAHGAEQPQAKDTLIPGVKHVIAISSGKGGVGKSTVASNLACAMALAGAKVGLLDADLYGPNIPMMMGSTTGPEQKDGKIVPVESYGVKLISMAFLVPEEAPLVWRGPMVHQYLQAFFRDVLWGELDYLLIDLPPGTGDVQLSLSQMVPLAGAITVTTPQEVALYDVRKGMGMFQKVNVPLLGIVENMSYFVCGHCGERTEIFSYGGGERAAAKVGVPFLGRIPIDPAIRDGGDTGHPIVMANPASPQAAAFRDIAKKIMEELRSDGKSGSSIDSLLKKIKQPFKTN; encoded by the coding sequence ATGGCTGACGAACATGCTCATGGGGCCGAGCAGCCCCAGGCAAAAGATACATTGATCCCCGGGGTCAAACACGTCATTGCGATCAGCAGCGGTAAAGGAGGCGTCGGCAAGTCGACCGTTGCATCGAATCTGGCCTGTGCAATGGCATTGGCCGGGGCGAAAGTTGGATTGTTAGATGCTGATCTCTACGGCCCCAATATTCCCATGATGATGGGCAGCACGACCGGACCGGAACAGAAGGACGGTAAAATTGTGCCTGTCGAGAGTTACGGGGTGAAGCTGATCTCCATGGCATTTCTGGTGCCTGAAGAAGCCCCACTCGTGTGGCGCGGGCCGATGGTGCACCAGTATCTGCAAGCGTTTTTCCGGGATGTGCTGTGGGGAGAGTTAGACTATCTGCTCATCGACCTGCCGCCGGGTACCGGTGATGTGCAACTCTCGTTGTCGCAAATGGTGCCGTTGGCCGGGGCGATTACGGTCACAACGCCGCAAGAGGTGGCTCTCTATGACGTCCGCAAGGGGATGGGCATGTTCCAGAAGGTGAACGTTCCGCTTCTAGGAATCGTGGAAAACATGAGCTACTTCGTGTGCGGTCATTGCGGTGAGCGGACGGAGATTTTCTCGTATGGTGGAGGTGAGCGGGCGGCGGCGAAGGTCGGTGTGCCGTTTCTTGGACGGATCCCGATTGATCCGGCCATTCGGGATGGCGGAGATACCGGCCATCCGATCGTGATGGCCAATCCGGCATCTCCCCAAGCCGCGGCCTTCCGCGATATTGCGAAGAAGATCATGGAAGAGCTGAGATCGGATGGGAAAAGTGGCTCTTCTATTGATAGTTTGCTCAAGAAGATCAAGCAACCGTTTAAGACTAATTGA